In Juglans regia cultivar Chandler chromosome 5, Walnut 2.0, whole genome shotgun sequence, the following are encoded in one genomic region:
- the LOC108984246 gene encoding uncharacterized protein LOC108984246 — translation MIMKPVFARKSGSQSKFESGSVFAPGSESTRRSSRRLSESRGYTTRSYCKPMPSVGMRRTTRVFGVVKGLDGGARVLRSGRRLLPEPGEGKIRKGNDNEDWFKLINSPGNGGIGCKQSGWGGLKRVTAVDMHDADDCKTEVPRCGNHAANVNQSMDKLFGMVYSRKRKITSTENCDFSSGDFDRMCRLQCFRRQWRKVDGSGELVVSLPRPVLAVVGGSCCVVISFLCSILTYMRKARLCLKKLSAFLCSEPIATVYASCGIQFLRDPSICSGSGMCKFFGVKDFIPMFSVEFAIVPLCFMYMHHRMLLRFKCWPFVLVNNSSDVDTNGDMIIDSEDEYEDYRLCIPLEKDLSVNITTGIDPSVCKNIVHEVNNMENRVLLHPSIRASKLSGRSAQYRNGFNSRSFQKRRSSVRQRRARNPAAIRVNKPHGVLVSDAINSRKNGIPLSSSVNSSKLRSSVRSSSGRQVEEASCTLLRSRQDVDPSCCSANILVILSDKCYRQEGANIKLEVSASREWHLVVKKDGLTRYMQKPEKTMRPCSCNRFTHAIMWNLDNGWKLEFPNRLDWFIFKDLYKECLDRNMLAPTVKNIPVPGVVEVLDYENSSTIPFCRPDSYISIKDDEVSRAMARSTAIYEMDSEDEKWLEKFNNEYFTENEVHQHVSGDAFELMVDALEKAYYCRPTDFSDEKAAAYLCLGRSEVAEGMYNYWMKKRKQKGSVLVRVFQSHQVKRAPVIPKPFLRRRRSLKQQPSQLRRGKPPSVFRAMVAERDALEEKNATIKVKEANALANRSVEYAALKRKRTQFLMENADLATYKAMMALRIAEAARVAESPDAYCQLFP, via the exons ATGATTATGAAACCGGTATTTGCTAGAAAGTCAGGATCGCAGTCCAAGTTCGAGTCCGGGTCGGTATTTGCTCCTGGGTCTGAGTCAACTCGGAGATCGTCTCGGAGACTCAGTGAGTCTAGAGGTTATACGACTCGTAGCTACTGTAAGCCAATGCCGTCGGTGGGGATGAGGCGGACGACAAGGGTGTTTGGGGTGGTGAAGGGCTTGGACGGCGGTGCCAGAGTACTTCGCTCGGGGCGGCGCCTTTTGCCAGAACCTGGGGAAGGCAAAATCAGAAAAGGCAACGACAATGAAGACTGGTTCAAACTGATCAATAGCCCCGGAAACGGCGGCATCGGGTGCAAGCAGAGCGGCTGGGGCGGTCTCAAAAGAGTGACTGCCGTCGACATGCACGACGCTGACGATTGCAAAACAGAGGTTCCAAGATGTGGTAACCATGCAGCGAATGTTAACCAAAGCATGGATAAATTGTTTGGGATGGTTTATAGCAGAAAGAGGAAGATAACGAGTACCGAAAATTGTGATTTCTCCTCGGGTGATTTCGATAGAATGTGCAGGCTTCAATGTTTTCGTCGGCAATGGAGAAAGGTTGATGGTAGTGGGGAGTTGGTGGTGTCCCTGCCCCGCCCAGTGCTTGCTGTTGTTGGTGGGAGCTGTTGCGTTGTAATAAGTTTTTTGTGTTCCATTTTGACTTACATGAGGAAAGCCAGGCTGTGCTTGAAAAAGCTCTCTGCATTCTTGTGCTCTGAGCCGATTGCCACTGTTTATGCCTCATGTGGAATTCAATTCTTGCGT GATCCTTCTATCTGCAGTGGATCTGGGATGTGCAAGTTTTTTGGGGTGAAGGACTTTATACCCATGTTCTCTGTGGAATTTGCCATCGTTCCTTTATGTTTTATGTACATGCATCACAGGATGCTTCTGAGGTTTAAGTGTTGGCCATTTGTTCTTGTGAATAATTCAAGTGATGTGGACACAAATGGTGACATGATAATCGACAGTGAAGATGAGTATGAAGACTACCGTTTATGCATTCCCTTGGAGAAAGATCTCTCTGTGAACATTACAACTGGGATAGATCCTTCTGTATGCAAAAACATTGTGCATGAAGTTAATAATATGGAGAACAGGGTTTTATTACATCCGTCTATCAGAGCTTCAAAATTATCTGGTCGATCCGCACAGTATAGGAATGGTTTTAATTCTCGTAGTTTCCAAAAGAGGAGGAGTTCAGTGAGGCAGAGGAGAGCTAGAAATCCTGCAGCAATTCGTGTAAACAAACCCCATGGAGTCTTAGTTTCTGATGCTATCAATAGTAGGAAAAATGGGATACCTCTCTCTTCTTCGGTGAATAGTAGTAAGCTTAGGAGCTCAGTTCGGAGTAGCTCTGGGAGACAAGTTGAAGAAGCTAGTTGTACCTTATTGAGATCCAGGCAGGATGTAGATCCATCATGCTGCTCTGCAAACATATTGGTGATTTTGTCAGACAAGTGTTACCGGCAAGAAGGCGCCAATATCAAGTTGGAAGTCTCTGCCTCAAGGGAGTGGCATCTGGTAGTGAAGAAAGATGGATTAACAAGATATATGCAAAAGCCTGAAAAAACTATGAGGCCATGTTCTTGCAACCGATTTACACATGCGATAATGTGGAATTTGGATAATGGTTGGAAGCTAGAGTTTCCCAATCGACTAGACTGGTTCATTTTCAAGGATCTTTACAAGGAATGTTTAGATCGAAATATGCTGGCTCCAACTGTTAAGAACATCCCAGTGCCAGGAGTTGTTGAAGTCTTAGACTATGAGAATAGCAGTACTATTCCTTTTTGCAGACCTGATTCATATATCTCTATTAAAGATGATGAGGTATCTAGAGCTATGGCAAGGAGTACTGCAATTTATGAGATGGACTCTGAGGATGAGAAGTGGCTGGAAAAATTCAATAATGAGTATTTTACAGAGAATGAGGTTCATCAGCATGTTTCTGGGGACGCTTTTGAGTTAATGGTTGATGCATTGGAGAAGGCTTATTATTGCCGTCCTACTGATTTTTCAGATGAGAAGGCAGCTGCTTATCTTTGTCTGGGTAGGAGTGAAGTGGCAGAAGGCATGTATAATTACTGGATGAAGAAACGGAAGCAAAAAGGGTCAGTCCTTGTTAGGGTTTTTCAG AGTCATCAAGTAAAGAGGGCTCCAGTGATCCCCAAGCCATTTTTACGGAGAAGGAGATCATTGAAACAACAGCCAAGCCAACTTAGAAGGGGCAAACCACCAAGTGTCTTTCGAG CAATGGTAGCTGAACGAGATGCTTTGGAAGAAAAGAATGCTACGATCAAAGTTAAAGAGGCTAATGCCTTGGCAAACAGATCCGTGGAATATGCTGCTCTCAAACGTAAAAGAACTCAGTTTCTTATGGAGAATGCAGATTTAGCAACTTACAAAGCCATGATGGCACTTCGAATTGCTGAAGCAGCTCGAGTTGCTGAATCACCAGATGCCTACTGCCAGTTATTTCCTTGA
- the LOC108984245 gene encoding pleiotropic drug resistance protein 2-like, with protein MAAALDGDELVRSMSSRRASFRSASKKNFSASFREAWTGQPDVFQRSGREDDEEELKWAALERLPTYDRLRKGFLKQVLDNGRVGYEEVDVTNLQTQDKKNIIESILKVVEDDNEKFLRRLRDRTDRVGIEIPTIEVRFEHLSIEGDAYVGTRALPTLLNSTLNSIEALLGVLKLFPSKQRVVQILQDVSGIVKPSRMTLLLGPPGSGKTTLLQALAGKRDKDLRIAGRVTYCGHDLSEFVPQRTCAYISQHDLHHGEMTVRETMDFSGRCLGVGTRYEMLAELSRREKQAGIKPDPEIDAFMKATAMAGEEASLVTDYILKILGLDICSDILVGDEMRRGISGGQKKRVTTGEMLAGPAKALFMDEISTGLDSSTTFQIVRFMRQMVHIMDVTMIISLLQPAPETFDLFDDIILLSEGQIVYQGPRENVLQFFENVGFKCPERKGVADFLQEVTSKKDQEQYWCKKNEPYRYISVPEFVSCFQNFHIGQKISEELGIPYDRSKAHPAALVKEKYGISNWELFKACLAREWLLMKRNSFVYIFKTTQITIMSIITMTVFFRTEMKHGRIEDGGKFYGAMFFSLINVMFNGVAELALTIFRLPVFFKQRDFLFYPAWAFALPIWLLRIPLSLMESGIWICLTYYTIGFAPAASRFFRQLLAFFSVHQMALSLFRFIAALGRTQVVANTLGTFTLLLVFVLGGFIVAKDDIQPWMIWGYYVSPMMYGQNAIVMNEFLDERWSAPNPDLHVPEPTVGKVLLRARGMFKDDYWFWICIGALLGFSLLFNICFILALTFLSPLGDSKSVIVEEDDKRKSGKQPSNGQHRIKTKEMSTASTAPLFEGIEMAGNNTPDSSIRTSAVQAPVRRGMVLPFQPLSLAFNLVNYYVDMPAEMKNEGVEETRLQLLRDVCGAFRPGVLTALVGVSGAGKTTLMDVLAGRKTGGYIEGSISISGYPKNQATFARVSGYCEQNDIHSPHVTVYESLVYSAWLRLAKEVDKETRKMFVEEVMDLVELNPLRNSLVGLPGVDGLSTEQRKRLTIAVELVANPSIIFMDEPTSGLDARAAAIVMRTVRNTVDTGRTVVCTIHQPSIDIFEAFDELLLMKRGGQVIYAGPLGRQSHKLVEYFEAVPNVPKIKEGYNPATWMLEVSSPAVEVQHDVDFAEIYANSDLYKRNQELIKELSTPPPGSTELYFPTKYSQSFTSQCNACFWKQYWSYWRNPQYNTIRFLMTIVIGILFGLIFWNKGHQTKREQDLLNLLGAMYAAVLFLGGTNTSAVQSVVAIERTVFYRERAAGMYSALPYAFGQVAVETIYVIVQTFIYSIILYSMIGFDWKAEKFLWFYFFILMCFVYFTLYGMMLLALTPSYQIAAIVMSFFLSFWNLFSGFLIPRTQIPIWWRWYYWASPVSWTLYGLVTSQVGDKTDMIEVPGEVDMEVKEYLKKHLGFNYDFLGAVAAAHIGFSLLFFFVFAYGIKFLNFQRR; from the exons ATGGCGGCTGCTTTGGACGGCGATGAGCTTGTGAGGTCCATGAGCAGCCGGCGAGCGAGTTTCCGTTCGGCCAGCAAGAAAAACTTCTCGGCCAGCTTCCGTGAGGCTTGGACGGGACAGCCGGATGTATTTCAGAGGAGTGGTAGGGAAGATGACGAAGAGGAGCTGAAGTGGGCAGCGTTAGAGCGGCTTCCCACGTATGACAGGTTGAGGAAGGGATTTCTGAAGCAGGTTTTGGATAATGGGAGGGTTGGTTATGAAGAGGTTGATGTTACCAATCTTCAGACGCAGGACAAGAAGAATATCATTGAGAGTATACTGAAGGTTGTTGAAGATGATAATGAGAAGTTTCTTCGTAGGCTTAGAGACAGGACTGATAG GGTGGGAATTGAGATTCCAACTATTGAAGTCCGGTTTGAGCATTTATCAATTGAAGGAGATGCGTATGTTGGAACCAGGGCACTCCCAACTCTGCTCAACTCAACCTTGAATTCAATCGAG GCTCTTCTTGGGGTACTCAAGCTGTTCCCATCAAAGCAAAGGGTTGTCCAAATTCTACAAGATGTGAGTGGAATAGTGAAGCCATCGAG AATGACGCTGCTTCTGGGACCTCCTGGATCAGGGAAAACGACATTGCTGCAGGCACTTGCTGGGAAAAGGGACAAGGATCTCAGG ATAGCAGGCAGAGTCACGTACTGTGGTCATGATTTGTCAGAGTTTGTTCCTCAAAGAACATGTGCTTATATTAGCCAACATGATCTTCATCATGGTGAAATGACGGTCAGGGAGACAATGGATTTTTCGGGACGTTGCTTGGGAGTCGGAACCAGGTACGAGATGCTGGCAGAATTATCAAGACGGGAAAAACAAGCAGGGATCAAACCAGATCCTGAGATAGATGCGTTCATGAAAGCTACAGCAATGGCAGGCGAAGAAGCAAGTCTTGTTACAGACTATATTCTCAAG ATTCTTGGATTGGATATCTGTTCTGACATTTTGGTGGGCGATGAGATGAGAAGGGGCATATCTGGTGGACAAAAGAAGCGTGTCACTACAG GAGAAATGCTGGCTGGACCGGCAAAGGCCCTTTTCATGGATGAAATATCAACTGGTCTGGACAGTTCCACAACTTTCCAAATTGTCAGGTTTATGAGACAGATGGTTCATATCATGGACGTGACAATGATAATATCCCTTCTGCAACCTGCGCCTGAAACCTTTGATCTCTTTGATGACATTATCTTACTTTCAGAGGGTCAGATTGTTTATCAAGGTCCACGTGAGAATGTActtcaattttttgaaaatgtggGCTTCAAGTGCCCAGAAAGGAAAGGAGTAGCTGACTTCTTGCAAGAGGTTACATCAAAAAAAGACCAGGAGCAGTACTGGTGCAAAAAGAATGAGCCTTACCGATATATCAGTGTCCCTGAATTCGTAAGTTGcttccaaaattttcacattggcCAGAAAATTTCTGAAGAGCTTGGAATTCCTTATGATCGGTCCAAAGCCCATCCTGCTGCATTAGTAAAAGAGAAGTATGGAATCTCGAACTGGGAACTCTTCAAGGCATGCCTTGCAAGAGAGTGGCTATTGATGAAGCGCAactcttttgtatatatattcaagacAACCCAGATCACCATCATGTCAATTATTACCATGACAGTGTTCTTCAGAACAGAAATGAAGCATGGTCGAATTGAAGATGGAGGgaaattttatggtgcaatgtTCTTCAGTCTCATTAACGTGATGTTTAATGGAGTGGCAGAACTTGCATTGACTATTTTTAGGCTCCCTGTATTTTTTAAGCAGAGGGATTTTTTATTCTATCCAGCATGGGCTTTTGCGTTGCCAATTTGGCTCCTCAGGATTCCCCTCTCATTGATGGAGTCAGGAATATGGATCTGCCTTACATATTACACTATTGGGTTTGCTCCTGCTGCAAGTAG GTTTTTCCGCCAGTTATTGGCATTCTTCAGTGTCCATCAGATGGCCCTATCACTCTTCCGCTTCATTGCAGCACTAGGAAGAACACAAGTTGTGGCAAATACGCTTGGCACCTTCACGTTGCTATTGGTTTTTGTCCTCGGGGGATTTATTGTTGCAAAAG ATGACATTCAACCTTGGATGATATGGGGTTACTATGTTTCTCCCATGATGTATGGACAGAATGCCATAGTCATGAATGAGTTTCTCGATGAAAGATGGAGTGCG cCCAATCCCGACCTACATGTTCCTGAACCTACTGTTGGAAAGGTTCTTCTCAGGGCCAGGGGCATGTTTAAAGATGACTATTGGTTCTGGATCTGTATTGGGGCACTCCTTGGGTTTTCTCTGCTATTCAACATCTGTTTTATTCTAGCACTCACATTTTTAAGTC CTTTAGGAGATTCTAAATCTGTCATTGTCGAGGAGGATGATAAGAGGAAGAGTGGAAAGCAGCCATCTAATGGCCAGCATAGAATAAAGACCAAGGAAATGAGTACAGCTTCAACTGCTCCACTGTTTGAAG GTATTGAAATGGCGGGGAATAACACTCCAGACTCTTCAATTCGTACTTCTGCAGTGCAAGCACCAGTTAGAAGGGGAATGGTGTTGCCTTTCCAGCCCTTGTCTCTTGCATTTAACCTTGTAAACTACTATGTCGATATGCCTGCT GAAATGAAGAATGAAGGAGTCGAAGAGACTCGTCTCCAGCTGTTACGAGATGTTTGTGGTGCTTTCAGGCCCGGTGTTCTAACAGCATTGGTTGGTGTAAGTGGTGCTGGAAAGACCACATTGATGGATGTGCTAGCAGGGAGAAAAACTGGAGGGTACATTGAAGGAAGTATCAGCATATCTGGTTATCCAAAGAACCAAGCAACTTTTGCTCGGGTCAGCGGTTATTGTGAACAGAACGATATCCATTCACCCCATGTTACTGTCTATGAATCTCTTGTGTACTCTGCCTGGCTGCGTCTTGCCAAGGAGGTCGACAAGGAAACACGAAAG ATGTTTGTTGAGGAAGTTATGGATTTGGTTGAGCTAAACCCATTGAGGAATTCTTTAGTTGGCCTTCCAGGAGTAGATGGTTTGTCCACTGAACAGAGAAAGAGACTCACCATTGCCGTGGAATTGGTTGCCAATCCTTCCATCATCTTCATGGATGAGCCGACATCAGGCCTTGATGCTAGAGCTGCAGCAATTGTTATGCGTACAGTAAGAAATACAGTGGATACAGGGCGAACAGTTGTCTGCACAATTCACCAGCCAAGCATTGACATTTTTGAAGCATTCGATGAG CTTTTGTTGATGAAGAGGGGTGGACAAGTCATTTATGCTGGACCCCTTGGTCGCCAGTCTCACAAGCTTGTAGAATACTTTGAG GCTGTCCCAAATGTTCCTAAGATCAAAGAGGGCTATAATCCTGCTACGTGGATGCTAGAAGTCAGTTCTCCTGCTGTGGAGGTTCAACATGATGTGGATTTTGCAGAAATCTATGCCAACTCTGACCTGTACAA GAGGAATCAAGAACTCATCAAAGAGCTAAGTACTCCACCACCGGGATCCACGGAACTTTACTTCCCCACCAAATATTCCCAGTCCTTTACTTCTCAATGCAATGCTTGTTTCTGGAAGCAGTATTGGTCCTATTGGAGGAACCCTCAATACAACACAATCCGTTTCTTAATGACAATAGTTATTGGCATTCTATTTGGACTGATATTCTGGAACAAAGGACATCAGAC GAAAAGAGAACAAGACCTGCTGAATCTGCTGGGAGCAATGTATGCAGCAGTTCTTTTCCTTGGTGGCACCAACACTTCTGCAGTGCAGTCTGTTGTGGCAATTGAAAGGACTGTCTTCTACCGTGAAAGAGCAGCAGGAATGTACTCGGCCTTGCCTTATGCATTTGGTCAG GTGGCTGTGGAGACAATATATGTTATTGTCCAAACTTTCATCTACAGTATTATCCTTTACTCGATGATCGGATTCGATTGGAAAGCAGAGAAATTCCTTTGGTTTTACTTCTTCATATTAATGTGCTTTGTATACTTCACCTTGTACGGGATGATGCTTCTAGCTCTCACTCCCAGCTACCAAATTGCTGCCATTGTTATGTCCTTCTTCCTGAGCTTCTGGAATCTGTTCTCTGGTTTCCTCATCCCAAGGACG CAAATTCCAATATGGTGGAGATGGTATTACTGGGCTTCTCCAGTGTCTTGGACACTCTACGGCCTTGTAACTTCTCAGGTGGGTGACAAGACAGATATGATTGAGGTACCTGGAGAAGTTGATATGGAAGTGAAGGAGTACCTAAAGAAGCACTTGGGTTTTAATTATGACTTCCTTGGAGCGGTTGCTGCTGCCCATATTGGCTTTTCcctccttttcttctttgtctTTGCCTATGGCATCAAGTTCCTCAACTTCCAAAGGAGATAA